The following are encoded in a window of Lactobacillus acidophilus genomic DNA:
- the gatB gene encoding Asp-tRNA(Asn)/Glu-tRNA(Gln) amidotransferase subunit GatB: protein MNFKSTIGLEVHFELKTKSKIFSPSPVTYGAEQNTETNVIDWAMPGTLPMVNKNVYRLGIMVALATHSHILPTTHFDRKNYFYPDNPKAYQITQFFQPLARDGYIEVEVRGKKKRIGIHEMHIEEDAGKNTHGTNGYSYVDLNRQGVPLLEVVSEPDMEDPEEAYAYLEKLRKIVQFTGASDVKMEEGSMRVDTNISIRPAGQKELGTKVEMKNLNSFDHVRRSLAYEEKRQEQVLLAGGHIQLSTRRFDEATGKTVLERVKEGASDYRYFPEPDIAPDHISQEWIDQIAKELPKSPFDRYDDYVNKFGLKPYDANVLLQTKESSDFFDAAVAAGADPTLAANWMNTQVNGYLNDNRVSLEDIKLTPENLAKMIKLIQDGTISSKIAKKVFAETVANGTDPKKYVEDNGMVQLSDTSVLEPMVKKVVDDNPQSVEDFKNGKDRAIGFLVGQIMKQTRGKANPKMVNKLLNQELQSR from the coding sequence ATGAATTTTAAATCGACTATCGGACTTGAAGTCCACTTCGAATTAAAGACAAAGAGCAAGATTTTCTCTCCTTCACCAGTAACCTACGGTGCTGAGCAAAACACGGAGACTAATGTTATTGACTGGGCCATGCCTGGTACCTTGCCAATGGTTAACAAGAATGTTTACCGCTTAGGTATTATGGTTGCTTTAGCAACACATTCACATATTTTGCCAACTACTCACTTTGACCGTAAGAACTACTTCTATCCTGATAACCCAAAGGCTTACCAGATTACTCAGTTCTTCCAACCACTTGCTCGTGATGGTTATATTGAAGTTGAAGTTCGTGGCAAGAAGAAGAGAATCGGTATTCATGAAATGCACATCGAAGAAGATGCCGGTAAGAACACTCACGGAACTAATGGTTACTCATACGTTGACTTAAACCGTCAGGGTGTTCCACTTCTTGAAGTTGTTTCTGAACCTGACATGGAAGATCCAGAAGAAGCTTACGCATACCTTGAAAAGTTGCGTAAGATTGTTCAATTTACTGGTGCTTCTGACGTTAAGATGGAAGAAGGTTCAATGCGTGTTGATACCAACATTTCTATCCGTCCTGCAGGTCAAAAGGAACTTGGTACTAAGGTTGAAATGAAGAACTTGAACTCATTTGACCACGTAAGACGTTCACTTGCGTACGAAGAAAAGCGTCAAGAACAAGTTCTTTTAGCTGGTGGTCATATTCAACTTTCAACTCGTCGTTTTGACGAGGCTACTGGTAAGACTGTTTTGGAACGTGTTAAGGAAGGTGCTTCCGACTACCGTTACTTCCCAGAACCAGATATTGCACCTGATCATATTAGTCAAGAATGGATTGACCAAATTGCTAAGGAACTTCCAAAGAGTCCATTCGATCGTTACGATGACTATGTAAACAAATTTGGTTTGAAGCCATATGATGCTAATGTTTTGCTTCAAACTAAGGAAAGTTCAGACTTCTTCGATGCAGCTGTAGCAGCTGGTGCAGATCCAACTCTTGCGGCTAACTGGATGAATACTCAAGTAAATGGTTATTTGAATGATAACCGTGTAAGCTTAGAAGATATCAAGCTTACGCCAGAAAACTTAGCTAAGATGATTAAGTTGATCCAAGATGGTACTATTTCATCTAAGATCGCTAAGAAGGTCTTTGCTGAAACTGTTGCTAACGGTACTGATCCTAAGAAGTACGTTGAAGACAATGGCATGGTTCAATTGTCAGATACTTCTGTCTTGGAACCAATGGTTAAGAAGGTTGTTGATGATAACCCTCAATCAGTTGAAGACTTCAAGAATGGTAAGGATCGTGCAATTGGTTTCTTAGTTGGTCAAATCATGAAGCAAACTCGTGGTAAGGCTAACCCTAAGATGGTTAATAAGTTACTTAACCAAGAATTGCAAAGTCGTTAA
- the ligA gene encoding NAD-dependent DNA ligase LigA, producing the protein MADITLDEAKKEASLLRNQLDKWADAYYSKDAPEVEDNVYDQKYSRLLELEKQFPEIVTPDSITQRVGGEIDSDFTKVEHAIPMLSMGDVFSKDELKDFDQRMQKLVGHPVEYNVELKIDGLSLSLEYENGKLMRASTRGNGYVGEDVTANARYIADIPQTLPEPLTIEVRGECYMGKEAFAKLNEERENEGLSVFANPRNAAAGSLRQLDPKVTKKRQLSTFIYTWVNPPEDITSQHEAIKRMQELGFHTNETGQKLASLEEIFAFIDEYTARRDSLAYGIDGIVLKIDDLNIERSLGNTVKVPRWEIAYKFPPEEQETIVRDIVWTVGRTGVVTPTAVMDPVQLAGTTVARASLHNPDYLNEKDVRLGDTVKLHKAGDIIPEISEVVLSKRPVDSVPYVIPENCPSCGHKLVHLQDEVALRCINPSCPAQVEEGITHFASRPAMNIAGLGPKIVKQLIANDLVHNVADLYHLSAEDLAQLDHFKEKSINNLLTAIDNSKKNSVELLITGLGIDHVGAKAARLIAQKFKNLAKIMSLGVQDLASIDTIGMTIAESMTTYFAQPEAQEMIADLEKSGLNMEYLGEDEPEDIPDNPFKDKTVVLTGKLEHYTRSEFTKRLQALGAKVTGSVSKKTNYVIYGQDAGSKYNKAEQLGIPLLTEEEAIAQIK; encoded by the coding sequence ATGGCAGATATTACTCTTGATGAGGCTAAAAAAGAAGCTAGTTTACTTAGAAATCAGCTAGATAAGTGGGCTGATGCATATTATTCAAAAGATGCACCTGAAGTTGAAGATAATGTTTATGATCAAAAATATAGCCGCTTGCTTGAATTAGAAAAACAATTCCCAGAGATTGTCACGCCTGATTCAATTACTCAACGAGTAGGTGGCGAAATCGACAGTGACTTTACTAAAGTTGAACATGCTATCCCGATGCTTTCTATGGGGGATGTTTTCTCAAAAGATGAGTTGAAAGATTTTGATCAACGCATGCAGAAATTAGTGGGTCATCCAGTCGAGTATAATGTTGAATTGAAGATTGATGGTTTATCACTGTCACTTGAATATGAAAATGGTAAATTAATGCGTGCATCAACTCGTGGTAATGGTTATGTTGGTGAAGACGTAACCGCCAATGCGCGTTATATTGCAGATATTCCGCAGACTTTACCTGAACCTTTGACTATTGAAGTTCGCGGAGAATGTTACATGGGTAAAGAAGCTTTTGCCAAGTTAAATGAAGAACGTGAAAATGAAGGATTAAGTGTTTTTGCCAATCCGCGTAATGCTGCTGCAGGTTCACTTCGTCAGCTTGATCCCAAAGTAACTAAAAAAAGACAATTAAGTACTTTTATCTATACTTGGGTAAATCCACCAGAAGATATAACTAGTCAGCACGAAGCAATTAAACGGATGCAAGAATTGGGTTTTCACACTAATGAAACTGGGCAAAAATTAGCAAGCCTTGAGGAAATTTTTGCTTTTATCGATGAATATACTGCAAGGCGTGATAGCCTAGCTTATGGTATTGATGGAATTGTTTTAAAAATTGACGATCTAAATATTGAACGAAGCTTAGGCAATACTGTTAAAGTGCCACGTTGGGAGATTGCTTATAAGTTTCCACCAGAAGAGCAGGAAACTATTGTCCGCGATATTGTCTGGACAGTCGGCAGAACTGGTGTAGTTACACCAACTGCCGTAATGGATCCGGTTCAGCTTGCGGGAACCACGGTAGCACGTGCCTCACTTCATAATCCTGATTATTTGAATGAAAAAGACGTTCGTCTTGGTGACACAGTTAAGCTCCATAAAGCTGGGGATATTATTCCAGAAATTTCTGAAGTTGTGTTATCAAAAAGACCAGTTGATTCAGTGCCTTATGTAATTCCTGAAAATTGTCCTTCATGTGGACATAAGCTAGTTCATTTACAAGATGAAGTAGCACTTCGCTGTATCAATCCGTCTTGTCCAGCTCAAGTAGAAGAAGGAATTACGCACTTTGCTTCACGACCTGCTATGAATATTGCGGGTTTGGGACCAAAAATTGTGAAGCAATTAATTGCTAATGATTTGGTTCATAATGTTGCCGATCTTTATCACTTATCTGCAGAAGATTTAGCACAGCTTGATCACTTTAAAGAAAAATCAATTAACAATTTATTAACTGCAATCGATAATTCGAAGAAAAATTCTGTAGAATTATTGATTACTGGTCTTGGAATTGACCATGTCGGTGCTAAAGCTGCTCGATTAATTGCCCAAAAGTTTAAAAATCTGGCAAAGATTATGTCTCTAGGGGTGCAAGATCTTGCGTCTATAGATACAATAGGCATGACAATTGCAGAATCAATGACAACTTATTTTGCTCAACCAGAAGCACAAGAAATGATCGCTGACTTAGAAAAGAGTGGATTAAATATGGAATATCTTGGTGAAGATGAACCTGAAGATATTCCAGATAATCCATTTAAGGACAAGACAGTTGTATTAACTGGAAAACTAGAGCATTATACTAGAAGTGAATTTACTAAGAGATTGCAAGCCTTAGGAGCTAAAGTTACAGGATCCGTTTCTAAAAAGACTAATTATGTGATTTATGGTCAAGATGCTGGCTCTAAATATAATAAGGCTGAGCAATTGGGGATTCCGCTTTTAACAGAAGAAGAAGCAATTGCACAAATCAAATAA
- a CDS encoding Bax inhibitor-1/YccA family protein yields MDNFSSPERRQVHDVSEVNGFLSKMYGYMGLAVLVSAIAAFLTMTVFRSAVMQMPTALMWVILFVPIGLSLGISFKATRNPVAGFIMLMILAVIYGFEFALLAGYYTQAQIGTAFLSSAAVFGSMAIFGTFTKKNLNNLGSYMRAALIGLFVAMIVNMFLRNSVATFIFSIIGVVIFTGLTAYDAQKMRNIYNSYGDQVSTNGLAVLGALQLYLDFINIFLFLLQIFGMGNDRS; encoded by the coding sequence ATGGACAACTTTTCAAGTCCTGAGCGTCGTCAAGTACATGACGTTTCAGAAGTTAACGGTTTTCTATCAAAGATGTATGGTTACATGGGCTTAGCTGTTTTAGTTTCAGCTATTGCTGCATTTTTAACCATGACAGTATTTAGATCAGCTGTTATGCAAATGCCAACTGCACTTATGTGGGTTATTTTGTTTGTTCCTATTGGTTTATCATTGGGGATCAGTTTTAAGGCTACAAGAAATCCCGTTGCTGGTTTTATCATGTTGATGATTTTAGCTGTAATTTATGGTTTTGAATTTGCTTTGCTTGCTGGTTACTACACCCAAGCACAAATTGGTACGGCATTCCTTTCGTCAGCCGCAGTATTCGGTTCCATGGCTATCTTTGGTACATTTACTAAGAAGAACTTAAACAACTTAGGTTCATACATGAGAGCAGCTTTAATCGGTTTATTCGTGGCTATGATTGTTAATATGTTTTTACGTAACTCCGTTGCAACATTCATTTTCTCAATCATCGGTGTTGTAATTTTTACCGGTTTAACTGCTTATGATGCCCAAAAGATGAGAAATATTTATAACAGTTATGGTGATCAAGTTTCAACTAACGGTCTTGCCGTTCTTGGTGCTTTGCAACTCTACCTTGACTTTATAAACATTTTCTTATTCTTACTCCAAATCTTTGGTATGGGTAATGATCGTAGCTAA
- the gatC gene encoding Asp-tRNA(Asn)/Glu-tRNA(Gln) amidotransferase subunit GatC: MEITKDTIKHVATLSRLAFNEEELDKFTDQMGSIINMADQLSEVDTEGVEETVQVVDRDTVFREDIPEHWQGQTRETLMENVPEKANGYIKVPVIINKDEDE, translated from the coding sequence GTGGAAATCACCAAAGATACTATTAAACACGTTGCGACTCTTTCGCGACTTGCGTTTAATGAGGAAGAATTAGATAAATTTACTGATCAAATGGGATCAATCATTAATATGGCTGATCAACTTAGTGAAGTTGATACTGAAGGCGTTGAGGAAACCGTTCAAGTTGTTGATCGTGACACTGTCTTCAGAGAAGACATTCCTGAACACTGGCAAGGACAAACTAGAGAAACATTAATGGAAAACGTTCCTGAAAAGGCTAACGGTTACATTAAGGTTCCTGTAATTATTAATAAGGATGAGGATGAGTAA
- a CDS encoding diacylglycerol kinase family lipid kinase, translating into MTSKARLIYNPVSGHEQMPKNVADILDVLEQAGYEASAFRTTPEQNSARNEATRAAKEGFDLIVAAGGDGTINEVVNGIAFLENRPKMAIIPAGTTNDYARALAIPRDNIPDAAKVILKNKTRKMDIGKAIFGNQTQYFVNIAASGSLTELTYGVPSEVKSALGYAAYLIKGAEMLPHLTENEMRLTYDDGVYEGKLSMFLLGMTNSIGGFEQVMPDAQLSDGLFQLIVVKPSDPVSMMKLMALALNGKHVDDPNIIYTKTRSLKAELIGKSAGQDLPVNLDGEIGGYCPVDFHNLQQHIEFYVGG; encoded by the coding sequence ATGACTAGTAAAGCAAGATTAATTTATAATCCTGTATCCGGTCACGAGCAAATGCCCAAAAATGTGGCCGATATTTTAGATGTATTAGAGCAAGCTGGTTATGAAGCTAGTGCTTTTAGAACTACACCTGAACAAAATAGTGCTCGTAATGAAGCTACACGTGCTGCAAAAGAAGGTTTTGATCTGATTGTTGCAGCTGGTGGTGATGGTACAATCAATGAAGTAGTTAATGGAATCGCCTTTTTAGAAAACAGACCTAAGATGGCAATTATTCCAGCTGGTACGACTAATGATTATGCCCGTGCATTGGCTATCCCACGTGATAATATTCCTGATGCTGCTAAGGTTATCTTAAAGAATAAGACACGGAAAATGGATATCGGTAAAGCAATCTTTGGTAATCAAACTCAATATTTTGTAAATATTGCTGCCAGCGGTTCTTTAACAGAATTAACATATGGCGTGCCATCAGAAGTGAAGTCAGCTTTAGGTTATGCAGCATATCTTATTAAGGGAGCAGAAATGTTGCCACACTTAACTGAAAATGAGATGCGCTTAACCTATGATGATGGTGTTTATGAAGGTAAACTCTCAATGTTCTTATTGGGAATGACTAATTCAATTGGTGGTTTTGAACAAGTTATGCCTGATGCACAACTTAGTGATGGACTTTTCCAATTAATTGTAGTTAAACCTTCTGACCCTGTCAGCATGATGAAATTAATGGCATTAGCATTAAATGGTAAGCACGTTGATGATCCTAACATCATTTATACCAAGACTAGAAGCTTAAAGGCGGAACTTATTGGTAAGAGTGCAGGACAAGATTTACCAGTAAACCTTGATGGTGAAATCGGTGGATATTGTCCAGTTGATTTTCATAATTTACAGCAACATATTGAATTTTATGTTGGTGGATAA
- a CDS encoding CamS family sex pheromone protein — protein MKKYLQIMALAGIAITLTGCGRLKDSSLANNATTTSTTKKKSYQTTNTGNSGYSVLLKNGRYVVSPIAGLTATDNDNSVDTRELERGLIQISKNQFSTNQYVFQEGQQLDTSTVTDWLTRKSKTNPQGLNPVNNGKTGTDTRNPIYLEEIVEQDYLTGSGSKYQLGGMSLGLAMNSVDYYQKKRDGAEFQTDISKATQRAQGEKIANEIVARLRKRKSLKNIPITIGLFSKTGKDSLVGGTYFAYGTAAANSSKITKWKSMSEKMQVLPTTGNEKAINSDDASHFNDFKTAIQNYFPNISGVTATLRYDNGKLAQENISITTQFYGYEQIQSFTRLTLSTAKKYLPNNIPIEIKIGSVDDVQALIAKETGDSDYQVHVYGGE, from the coding sequence GTGAAAAAATATTTGCAAATTATGGCTTTAGCAGGGATAGCCATTACTTTAACTGGTTGTGGGAGATTGAAAGACTCTAGTTTAGCGAATAATGCAACTACTACTTCAACAACTAAGAAAAAGAGTTATCAAACAACTAATACCGGTAATAGTGGCTATTCTGTTTTATTGAAAAATGGACGCTATGTAGTTAGTCCAATTGCTGGTTTAACAGCAACCGATAATGATAATTCAGTTGATACAAGAGAATTAGAACGTGGCTTGATTCAAATTTCTAAGAATCAATTCTCAACTAATCAGTATGTTTTCCAAGAAGGACAACAACTGGATACTTCAACTGTAACTGATTGGTTAACCAGAAAATCAAAGACTAATCCTCAAGGATTAAATCCAGTCAATAATGGTAAGACTGGAACTGATACTAGAAATCCAATTTATTTAGAAGAAATTGTTGAGCAAGATTATTTAACTGGTTCAGGTTCTAAGTATCAATTAGGTGGTATGAGTCTTGGCTTAGCAATGAATTCCGTTGACTATTACCAAAAAAAGCGTGATGGTGCAGAATTTCAAACTGATATTTCCAAAGCTACCCAGCGTGCTCAAGGTGAGAAAATAGCTAATGAAATTGTGGCTCGTTTGCGTAAGCGTAAGAGCTTGAAGAATATTCCAATTACCATTGGATTATTCTCTAAAACAGGAAAAGATTCATTAGTTGGCGGAACTTACTTTGCTTACGGGACAGCGGCCGCTAATAGTAGTAAAATAACTAAATGGAAATCCATGTCGGAAAAAATGCAAGTTTTACCGACAACTGGTAATGAAAAAGCAATTAATAGCGACGACGCATCTCATTTCAATGATTTTAAGACGGCAATTCAAAATTACTTCCCTAATATTAGTGGAGTAACGGCAACTTTGCGTTATGATAATGGCAAGCTGGCTCAAGAAAATATTTCAATTACGACCCAGTTTTATGGTTATGAGCAAATTCAAAGTTTTACTCGTTTAACCTTATCAACAGCGAAGAAATATTTGCCGAACAATATTCCAATTGAAATCAAGATTGGATCAGTTGATGACGTACAAGCATTAATTGCAAAAGAAACCGGCGATAGTGATTATCAAGTCCATGTTTATGGCGGCGAATAG
- the gatA gene encoding Asp-tRNA(Asn)/Glu-tRNA(Gln) amidotransferase subunit GatA has translation MNYLNENIDSLNKKLASGELSADKLAKDTVANIKETDKKLNAWITVLDDAKPAENLDYSKSKLAGIPIAIKDNIITNGVKTTAASHMLYNYMPMYDATVISKLKKAGATFVGKTNMDEFAMGSSTEHSYYGATHNPWNLDKVPGGSSGGSAAAVAGGQVVAALGSDTGGSIRQPAAFNGIFGIKPTYGRVSRWGLIAFGSSLDQIGVMTKRVKDSAEVLNVIAGGDEHDSTVSVREVPDFTKFIGQDVKGLRVAVPKEYMDAVSGEMREVIQKQIDTLKDAGAIINEVSLPHTKYAVPDYYIIASSEASSNLQRYDGIRYGYRAKDTKNLLEVYVKSRSEGFGTEIKRRIMLGSFALSAGSYDRFFRQAAKVRTLICDDFDKIFAENDVIVGPTTTEPAFGIGEEVSDPIKMYNNDILTISANLAGIPAASVPAGLVDGMPVGLQIMAKRFDEGSIFKTADFIERTNKFYEKTPTGMED, from the coding sequence ATGAATTACTTAAACGAAAATATTGATTCATTAAACAAAAAGCTTGCCAGCGGTGAATTATCAGCAGATAAATTAGCTAAAGACACTGTGGCAAACATTAAGGAAACTGATAAGAAGTTAAATGCTTGGATCACTGTTTTGGATGATGCAAAGCCTGCAGAAAACCTTGACTACTCAAAGAGCAAGTTAGCAGGTATTCCAATTGCTATTAAGGATAACATCATCACTAATGGTGTTAAGACTACTGCTGCAAGTCATATGTTGTACAACTACATGCCAATGTACGATGCAACAGTTATTTCTAAGCTTAAGAAGGCTGGAGCAACTTTTGTAGGTAAGACCAACATGGATGAGTTTGCTATGGGTTCATCAACTGAACACTCATATTATGGTGCTACTCACAATCCATGGAACTTAGATAAGGTTCCAGGTGGTTCATCTGGTGGTTCAGCAGCAGCTGTTGCTGGTGGTCAAGTTGTTGCAGCACTTGGATCAGATACTGGTGGTTCAATTCGTCAACCTGCAGCATTTAACGGTATTTTTGGTATTAAGCCAACATATGGCCGTGTATCTCGTTGGGGTCTTATCGCATTTGGTTCTTCACTTGATCAAATCGGTGTAATGACTAAGCGCGTTAAGGATTCAGCAGAAGTATTAAACGTTATTGCTGGTGGCGATGAACATGATTCAACTGTATCAGTTCGTGAAGTTCCTGACTTTACTAAGTTCATTGGTCAAGATGTTAAGGGCCTTCGCGTAGCTGTTCCTAAAGAATACATGGATGCAGTTAGTGGTGAAATGCGTGAAGTTATTCAAAAGCAAATTGATACTTTAAAGGATGCTGGTGCAATTATCAACGAAGTATCATTACCACATACTAAGTACGCTGTTCCGGACTATTACATCATCGCTTCAAGTGAAGCTTCATCAAACTTACAAAGATACGATGGTATCCGTTATGGTTATCGTGCTAAGGACACTAAGAACTTGCTTGAGGTTTATGTTAAGTCACGTTCTGAAGGTTTTGGTACAGAAATTAAGCGTCGTATTATGCTTGGTTCATTTGCCCTTTCAGCTGGTTCATACGACAGATTCTTTAGACAAGCTGCTAAGGTTAGAACTTTAATTTGCGATGACTTTGACAAGATCTTTGCTGAAAATGATGTAATCGTTGGACCAACTACTACTGAACCTGCATTTGGTATTGGTGAAGAAGTTTCTGACCCAATCAAGATGTACAACAACGATATTTTAACTATTTCTGCTAACTTAGCAGGTATTCCTGCAGCTAGTGTTCCAGCTGGTTTAGTTGATGGTATGCCTGTCGGCTTACAAATTATGGCTAAGCGTTTTGATGAAGGTAGTATCTTCAAGACTGCTGACTTTATTGAACGTACTAACAAGTTTTATGAAAAAACACCAACTGGAATGGAGGACTAA
- the pcrA gene encoding DNA helicase PcrA → MSEKSILANLNPQQKKAVETTEGPLLVVAGAGSGKTSVLTRRIAYLVEENNVAPWNILAITFTNKAASEMREREQDLLGPAAENIWMSTFHALCVRILRRDADKINYDHNFSIADSAEQLTLVKHIEKDLNINPKMYDPRGVLSAISNGKNDLLDPDAFEASASSPFEKMTAKIYKEYQRRLRRDQIMDFDDLIMQTLVLFKKSPETLQYYQDKFRYILVDEYQDTNQAQYELCHSLAAKHKNICVVGDADQSIYGWRGANMENIMNFEQDYKKDGVKTVKLEQNYRSTGHILSAANSVIKNNQNRKAKNLWTDQGDGQKITYYQAQSGDDEAHYIISKIKKEVEDKKRSYKDFAILYRTNAQSRTVEEAFVKSNIPYQIVGGHKFYDRKEIKDIMAYLKLVANPADTMSMNRIINTPKRGIGAATVDKLLTFADENNYTALDAMEHVAESTISTRAAKKLNDFGIKLRDAIAYAQIHGVTGLTEKILEDFDYTEALRRENTIEAETRLENLDEFLTVTKRFDDHYEPEDDDSNPLSDFLAEVSLLSDQDDIDDDGNQVALMTLHAAKGLEFPVVFLIGMEDGLFPLQRAMMDDNELEEERRLAYVGITRAKQELFLTNAYSRMMYGRTQNNPASRFLDEIEPKDIQKEANEKLQNSFIQSHYQTAPFANRAERARAEVYTAKKATGAVGAEKKGWNVGDQVEHKAWGHGVVTKVSGSGEDMELDIAFNGKGIKRLLAAFAPIKKV, encoded by the coding sequence ATGAGCGAAAAATCTATCTTAGCTAACTTAAATCCGCAACAGAAAAAAGCCGTTGAAACTACTGAAGGACCGCTTTTAGTAGTTGCTGGGGCGGGTTCGGGTAAAACTTCAGTTTTAACAAGACGAATTGCTTACTTAGTTGAAGAGAATAATGTTGCACCATGGAATATTTTGGCCATTACCTTCACCAATAAAGCAGCTAGTGAAATGCGTGAGCGTGAACAAGATTTGCTAGGACCTGCTGCTGAAAATATTTGGATGTCAACTTTCCATGCTCTTTGTGTAAGAATTTTACGTAGAGACGCTGATAAGATTAATTACGATCATAACTTTTCAATTGCCGATTCAGCTGAACAATTGACGTTAGTTAAGCATATTGAAAAGGATTTAAATATTAATCCTAAGATGTATGATCCACGAGGCGTTTTGTCTGCAATTTCTAATGGTAAGAATGATTTGCTTGATCCGGATGCTTTTGAAGCAAGTGCATCTTCACCTTTTGAAAAGATGACGGCTAAAATTTATAAAGAATATCAAAGAAGACTCCGTAGAGACCAAATCATGGACTTTGACGATTTAATCATGCAAACTTTGGTTTTATTTAAAAAGAGCCCAGAAACTTTACAATACTATCAAGATAAATTCCGCTATATTTTAGTCGATGAATATCAGGATACTAACCAAGCACAATATGAATTGTGTCATTCATTAGCAGCTAAGCATAAGAATATTTGTGTGGTTGGGGATGCTGACCAGTCTATCTATGGTTGGCGTGGTGCAAATATGGAAAACATCATGAATTTTGAACAAGACTACAAAAAAGATGGTGTTAAAACTGTTAAGCTTGAACAAAATTACCGTTCAACTGGGCACATCTTGTCAGCTGCTAACTCAGTTATTAAAAATAATCAAAATCGTAAAGCTAAGAATTTGTGGACTGATCAAGGTGATGGCCAAAAGATCACATATTATCAAGCTCAAAGCGGCGATGATGAAGCACACTACATTATTTCTAAAATTAAAAAAGAAGTAGAAGATAAGAAACGTTCATATAAGGACTTCGCAATCCTTTACCGGACTAACGCTCAATCACGTACAGTCGAAGAAGCTTTTGTAAAATCCAATATTCCTTATCAAATTGTCGGTGGACATAAATTCTACGATCGAAAAGAAATTAAAGATATTATGGCCTACTTAAAGCTAGTGGCCAATCCAGCAGATACGATGAGTATGAACCGTATTATCAACACTCCTAAGCGGGGGATCGGTGCTGCAACAGTAGATAAATTGTTAACTTTTGCTGATGAAAATAACTATACTGCACTAGACGCAATGGAGCATGTGGCTGAAAGTACAATTAGTACTCGTGCTGCTAAAAAATTAAATGATTTTGGTATTAAGTTAAGAGATGCAATTGCTTATGCTCAAATTCATGGCGTAACTGGTTTAACAGAAAAAATTTTAGAAGACTTTGATTATACTGAGGCTTTAAGAAGAGAAAATACTATTGAAGCTGAAACTCGTCTTGAAAACTTGGACGAATTCTTAACAGTAACTAAACGTTTTGATGATCATTATGAACCAGAAGATGATGATTCCAATCCATTGAGTGATTTCTTAGCTGAAGTATCATTACTAAGCGATCAAGATGATATTGACGATGATGGCAATCAAGTGGCTTTGATGACTCTGCACGCAGCTAAGGGTCTAGAATTTCCAGTCGTCTTTTTAATTGGAATGGAAGATGGTTTATTCCCGCTTCAACGCGCTATGATGGATGACAATGAACTGGAAGAAGAACGGCGTTTAGCTTATGTAGGCATTACCCGTGCTAAGCAAGAGCTATTCTTAACTAATGCATATTCACGAATGATGTATGGTAGAACGCAAAATAACCCAGCTTCACGCTTTTTAGATGAAATTGAACCTAAAGATATTCAAAAAGAAGCAAATGAAAAATTACAAAATAGCTTTATTCAATCTCATTATCAAACTGCACCATTTGCCAATAGAGCGGAAAGAGCTCGCGCAGAAGTTTATACTGCTAAAAAGGCAACTGGAGCAGTTGGAGCTGAAAAGAAGGGCTGGAATGTCGGCGATCAAGTAGAGCATAAAGCTTGGGGTCACGGCGTTGTTACTAAAGTTAGCGGAAGCGGAGAAGATATGGAATTAGATATTGCTTTTAATGGCAAGGGAATCAAGAGACTTCTTGCTGCTTTTGCACCAATTAAAAAGGTATAA